A part of Aegilops tauschii subsp. strangulata cultivar AL8/78 chromosome 2, Aet v6.0, whole genome shotgun sequence genomic DNA contains:
- the LOC109751571 gene encoding oryzain beta chain, with protein MARAAAAGAGLLLALLLLAVAAVASAADMSIIAYNAEHGARGLERTEAEARAVYDLWLAEHGGGSSPNANSIPERERRFRAFWDNLRFVDAHNARAAAGEEGFRLGMNRFADLTNDEFRAAYLGVKGAAERNRAARVVGERYRHDGSDKLPEAVDWREKGAVAPVKNQGQCGSCWAFSAVSTVESINQIVTGEMVTLSEQELVECDINGGSSGCNGGLMDDAFEFIIKNGGIDTEDDYPYKAVDGRCDVLRKNAKVVSIDGFEDVPENDEKSLQKAVAHQPVSVAIEAGGREFQLYHSGVFSGRCGTQLDHGVVAVGYGTDNGKDYWIVRNSWGPNWGEAGYLRMERNINVTSGKCGIAMMSSYPTKKGANPPKPAPTPPSPPTPPPPVAPDHVCDENFSCPAGSTCCCSFGFRNLCLVWGCCPAEGATCCKDHSSCCPPDYPVCNIRAGTCSATKNSPLSVKALKRTLAMRNTA; from the exons ATGGCACGCGCCGCCGCGGCGGGGGCGGGCCTCCTCCTGGCCCTGCTCCTGCTCGCCGTCGCGGCCGTCGCCTCGGCCGCGGACATGTCCATCATCGCATACAACGCGGAGCAcggggcgcgggggctggagcgcACGGAGGCGGAGGCCCGGGCCGTCTACGACCTCTGGCTGGCCGAGCACGGCGGGGGCTCCTCCCCCAACGCCAACTCCATCCCCGAGCGGGAGCGCCGGTTCCGGGCCTTCTGGGACAACCTCCGCTTCGTCGACGCCCACAACGCGCGCGCCGCGGCCGGCGAGGAGGGCTTCCGCCTCGGCATGAACCGCTTCGCCGATCTCACCAACGACGAGTTCCGCGCCGCCTACCTCGGGGTCAAGGGCGCCGCCGAGAGGAACAGGGCCGCCCGCGTCGTCGGCGAGAGGTACCGCCACGATGGGTCGGACAAGCTGCCGGAGGCCGTCGACTGGAGGGAGAAGGGCGCCGTCGCCCCCGTCAAGAACCAGGGCCAATGCG GAAGTTGCTGGGCTTTTTCTGCAGTCAGCACAGTAGAAAGCATCAACCAAATTGTCACTGGTGAGATGGTGACATTATCTGAGCAGGAGCTTGTGGAGTGCGACATCAATGGCGGGAGCAGTGGCTGCAATGGTGGGCTTATGGATGACGCCTTTGAGTTCATCATAAAGAATGGTGGCATTGATACTGAAGATGACTACCCTTACAAAGCCGTGGACGGCAGATGTGATGTCCTCAGG AAAAATGCGAAGGTGGTGAGCATTGATGGCTTTGAAGATGTCCCTGAAAATGATGAGAAATCGTTGCAGAAGGCGGTTGCTCACCAGCCCGTGAGTGTTGCCATTGAAGCTGGAGGCCGGGAGTTCCAGCTCTACCATTCG GGTGTCTTCAGTGGAAGGTGTGGCACGCAACTCGACCACGGTGTGGTTGCTGTTGGCTATGGCACCGATAATGGCAAGGACTACTGGATTGTCCGCAACTCATGGGGTCCAAACTGGGGAGAGGCTGGGTACCTCCGCATGGAGCGCAACATCAACGTGACCAGTGGGAAGTGTGGGATAGCCATGATGTCATCGTACCCCACCAAGAAGGGCGCTAACCCGCCCAAGCCAGCCCCAACACCTCCCTCACCGCCAACTCCACCTCCCCCGGTCGCCCCTGACCACGTATGTGATGAGAACTTCTCATGCCCTGCAGGCAGCACCTGCTGCTGCTCTTTCGGCTTCAGGAACCTCTGCCTGGTGTGGGGCTGCTGCCCGGCCGAAGGCGCCACCTGCTGCAAGGATCACTCCAGCTGCTGCCCACCGGACTACCCCGTCTGCAACATCAGGGCTGGGACTTGCTCAGCG ACCAAGAACAGCCCGCTGAGCGTGAAGGCCTTGAAGCGCACCCTGGCCATGCGAAACACGGCATGA